The Antarcticibacterium flavum genome contains the following window.
ATATCGGCACTAAAATAGGCTATGCTGCCTATGAAATGAATTGGCACATTCTGGGCTTCTTTGAAGCAAAGAACCCTTGATTGCATAAAATCATTGATCCCTTCGTGCACCAATTTATAGAAATACCCATTGCGCTCATTGGTGAAAATAAATTCAGCAAAAGAAGCCAGGTATGTATTGGGATTTTCTTTCTTATAAAGGTTTCTTTTGATCTCATCTGCACGAAGATCATAAGTCGTTTCAAATTTTTCAGCAAGTTCCGGGGGCATTCTTTTATAGTAATAATCCCTTATGAGACGCTTTCCAAAATAGTTTCCACTGGCTTCATCCATAAGAATATAACCGAGTGAATCTACAGCCATTTGTATATTCGTTCCATCGAAAAAACAACTATTGGAGCCTGTACCCAGAATACATACGATGCCGGGCTCTGTAGTCGCAGCATAGGCAGCTGCAACCATGTCTTCTTTAACTATTACTTCTATGGAATTGGTAAAAAAGTTGGCGATAATATCCCTTAATATCTTACGGGGAGTATCGGTTCCTGCACCGGCACCAAAAAAATGAATTCTTTCTACCTTATCCTTAACCTCCTGCAGGTCGGGGTTTTCTTCTATTCGCTGCTCCAGCATTAACTCTGGAAAAACAGCCGGATTAAGACCTTTTGTCCTGGTCTTTAAAAGTTGTTCACCTGAATTATTTAAAAGTATCCAGTCACATTTCGTTGAACCACCATCGGCAATTAATATCATTATATGTACTTTAAAGAGTAAAAAAGGCTGCTTCAACCGCAGTTCTACCTATTCTTAAAGCAGCCTTTTTGATTATTTAATGGTCCCGGCAATTATACTTTTGCAACGTGAGCGGCCAGTTCAAGCAATTTTGCTGAATACCCATACTCATTGTCGTACCACGCGACCAATTTAAAGAAATTATCATTTAAAGCAATACCTGCCTCGGCATCAAAATTACAGGTGTACGCATTTGATACGAAATCCTGGGATACAACCATTTCTTCAGTATAAGAAACGACTCCCTTATATTCCCCTTCAGAAGCCTTTTTAAATGCAGCTTTGATCTGGTCATAAGAAGCAGCTTTCTCTGTACGCACCGTAAGGTCTACTACAGAAACATCGGCGGTTGGAACTCTAAACGCCATACCGGTAAGTTTACCGTCCAGCTTTGGGATCACCTTACCTACTGCTTTGGCAGCACCGGTAGAGGATGGAATTATATTGATAAGGGCACTTCTACCACCCCTGAAATCTTTTTTGGATGGACCATCAACGGTTAATTGTGTAGCAGTTGTGGCGTGAATGGTCGTCATCAACCCTTCAACCAGTCCAAATTCATCATCAACGATCTTTGCCAATGGTGCAAGACAGTTGGTTGTGCAGGATGCATTTGAAACTATATTTTGATCTGGCTTCACATCTTTATGATTAACCCCCATTACAAACATAGGTACATCTTTGGATGGAGCTGAAATAACAACTTTTTTGGCTCCTGCAGTAATATGCTTTTGGCCACCTTCCATATTGGTGAAAATACCGGTACAGTCAAGAACCACTTCAGCACCAACTTCATCCCATTTAAGATCTTCCGGGTTCTTTTCAGCAGTCACTCTCACGGTTTTACCGTTGATCACCAGGTGACCATCCTTTACATCTACAGTTCCTTTGAAATTCCCGTGAACAGAGTCATACTTTAAAAGATAGGCAAGATGATCTACTTCCAGCAGGTCATTAACAGCTACTACTTCTACATCCTTATTCTCTACAGCTATTCTAAAAGCTATTCTTCCAATACGACCAAAGCCGTTTATTCCAATTTTTGTACTCATTGTAATTGATTTTAATTTTTAAATTGAAGTGATGTCTGCCACCCTTCTTAGATCTCTGTCAAATTTATCCTCACCTTTGATGCCGGTTTCCAGAGAAACCGTGATCACCTTTTGGTGATGTATTCCTATCATTATATTTCTCTTTCCATCCAGCACTGCATCTACGGCCCCAACACCTAATTTACTGGCAAGCACCCTGTCAAAGCAACTTGGGGAACCCCCTCGCTGTATATGTCCCAATACTGAAACTCTTATGTCATAACCCCCCAAAGTGGAATCTATAAACTCTGCGAGTTCAAAGATGTTCTTTCCACTCTTGTCACCCTCTGCCACTACAATGATGCTGGATGTTTTACCCGATTTCTCACTCTTTTTAAGAGAAGAAATAAGCCTGTCTATACCTTCATCTTCCTCAGGGATAAGGATCTCCTCTGCCCCTGCGCCTATACCGCTGTTAAGAGCAATAGCTCCTGCATCCCTCCCCATTACCTCTACAAGGAACAACCTGTTATGGGAACTGGCGGTATCCCTAATTTTATCTATAGCTTCCACTACAGTATTAAGAGCAGTATCATAACCAATGGTAAAATCTGTCCCGCTTATATCATTATCAATAGTTGCTGGGATTCCCACTACAGGAAAATCATGTTCCTTTTCAAATAGTAATCCCCCGGTGAAAGTACCGTCTCCCCCTATAACTATGAGAGCATCCACGCCGGCAGCCTTGAGATTATCATAAGCTTTCTTTCTTCCTTCAGGAGTTTTGAATTCATTTGAGCGGGCAGATTTAAGGAAAGTCCCTCCACGGCTAATAATATTTCGAACCGAGCGGGCATCGAGGTCCTCTATATCATTCTCAATAAGCCCCTGGTATCCTCTAAATATCCCTGCACACCCCACCCCGTGGTATGCACAACTTCTTACAACTGCCCTTATAGCAGCATTCATTCCCGGTGCATCACCTCCTGATGTTAATACACCTATTTTTTTAATTTCTTTCTGCATTCCTGTAAAATTATTTGATTTTTACCTTAAAACCTAATTTACCTTGACACTCAATCGTTTTCGGTTAATAACTCATAAAAAAAGCCCTTTTTATAGGGCTCTTTTTTAATGAATTTGTAAAAAGATTATCTTTTTAATAAAATATGGTTTTTAATGACCATTATCATTTTAAATCATAAATTGCTGTGATTCAATTTATTGACACGATATCAAATTAATTACTAATTATACTTATTTGGCCTTTAGTTGCTTTCCAATAAGACATATTCATATGGGGAATTAAGCCGAATCAAGCCATCTTTTACCTCTCCTGTCTCTCCTGAGTATGCATCTTTTAATTGATGACCTTCTTCAAATATATTACCCACCATTATGTTCTTATCTCCGGCTGGAACTTTAAGGCCTATGATTACAACATCCTTATGATCTCGCTGCTCATAGCGGCGAACAAAATAATGAGGCTCCCGGGATATTACCTCGTGCCTTCCGGCTCCCACAGCAGGGTGTGCAGCGCGGAACTGCCCCAGTTTTTGCCAATGTTCAAGGATCTCTTCTGTTTCTTTATCTTTTTCCAAATCTTCCCAATTCATCATAGACCTAAGGGTGGCGTCCCCCACTGTTCCATCAATTGTTAAGGATCTTGCGCTTTCATCTCCATAATAAATTTGCGAGGTCCCGGGGCTTAACAAAAGTAAGCTTGCTGTTTCATATGGCTTCTCCCGCTCCCTGTCAAATGGCTGCCCGTCATCATGGGAAGACAAATAATTTACGGTACCATAATCTTTTAGTTCTGTGTTCAGTAAACCATCATATTTTTGGAAAAGGGCTTCCGGTTCCTGCTGTTGCGCATTCCATTTAAACTCAAAGTTTATCAGGCTGTTAAAGGCATTGTCAAAATAATTCACCTTGCGGTCCCCAAAATCAAAATTCTGGCCCCCGCTTATTCCATAATTGTAAAC
Protein-coding sequences here:
- a CDS encoding BadF/BadG/BcrA/BcrD ATPase family protein; amino-acid sequence: MILIADGGSTKCDWILLNNSGEQLLKTRTKGLNPAVFPELMLEQRIEENPDLQEVKDKVERIHFFGAGAGTDTPRKILRDIIANFFTNSIEVIVKEDMVAAAYAATTEPGIVCILGTGSNSCFFDGTNIQMAVDSLGYILMDEASGNYFGKRLIRDYYYKRMPPELAEKFETTYDLRADEIKRNLYKKENPNTYLASFAEFIFTNERNGYFYKLVHEGINDFMQSRVLCFKEAQNVPIHFIGSIAYFSADIIRAVAQPYRLEIGNIIRRPIDALIEHYRKNVLPNY
- the gap gene encoding type I glyceraldehyde-3-phosphate dehydrogenase, producing the protein MSTKIGINGFGRIGRIAFRIAVENKDVEVVAVNDLLEVDHLAYLLKYDSVHGNFKGTVDVKDGHLVINGKTVRVTAEKNPEDLKWDEVGAEVVLDCTGIFTNMEGGQKHITAGAKKVVISAPSKDVPMFVMGVNHKDVKPDQNIVSNASCTTNCLAPLAKIVDDEFGLVEGLMTTIHATTATQLTVDGPSKKDFRGGRSALINIIPSSTGAAKAVGKVIPKLDGKLTGMAFRVPTADVSVVDLTVRTEKAASYDQIKAAFKKASEGEYKGVVSYTEEMVVSQDFVSNAYTCNFDAEAGIALNDNFFKLVAWYDNEYGYSAKLLELAAHVAKV
- the pfkA gene encoding 6-phosphofructokinase, which codes for MQKEIKKIGVLTSGGDAPGMNAAIRAVVRSCAYHGVGCAGIFRGYQGLIENDIEDLDARSVRNIISRGGTFLKSARSNEFKTPEGRKKAYDNLKAAGVDALIVIGGDGTFTGGLLFEKEHDFPVVGIPATIDNDISGTDFTIGYDTALNTVVEAIDKIRDTASSHNRLFLVEVMGRDAGAIALNSGIGAGAEEILIPEEDEGIDRLISSLKKSEKSGKTSSIIVVAEGDKSGKNIFELAEFIDSTLGGYDIRVSVLGHIQRGGSPSCFDRVLASKLGVGAVDAVLDGKRNIMIGIHHQKVITVSLETGIKGEDKFDRDLRRVADITSI